Sequence from the Phragmites australis chromosome 11, lpPhrAust1.1, whole genome shotgun sequence genome:
AGTTGCCACCTCACAGAGATTCTCGTAGGTATGGCTCAAATTCCAAAGATTAATAGTGCTTGGTTAGTGGCCTATCTAGTGGTTAGTTTCAGTCATGCTCAAGCACTACTACCTTTGACGCAATTCCAGTTTTCAAAAGTGCTTTTCTTAAGGCTTGATATCTTGAGACATGAAACCAAAAGATAGGAAAGATTAGAGAACAATGCAATTACTGTTCCACTTTATTCTTCCTCACATGCTGCACAACCAATAAGAATAGAGGTGCCTAAACTGCTAAAGCCACTGCAGTTTTCCCTTAACATCTTGGGAATGATATGATGTAAGTTAGGAATGGTATCACGCTCATGGTTTGTCTTTGGTCTCTACCTAACTCATCAAACCATGGTGGCACTCACTGTATTCAAAAGCAAAGGTGATACAACTCATTAGTTTCTGGTTTGATTGCTTCATATTGTCAAACAGGCCTCCCAAAAGTCATGTCCAGTTCTGGTATTATGCTGTGAAGCTATCATTTGCTTTGGTCTTAAGAAAACTAAGGGGACACACTTTCATAGTTTATCATGCCACCCTGtcccttttcttttcaattggtTGTCTGGAAGTCGAGATTTTGTGTAGCAAGGATATAACATTACAGTTGTTGCCATGTTAATGTTAGAGGCTTCGAACAGCTCTTGTTTTTAGCTAGTATTTCGGTCCATGTTTCAGAAGCAGGCTAAAATTCAGCTAAAGTAATCACAGAAGCCCTCAGGTCCTGTGAAATATTCTCCCTGACCCTCCTATATATCACAGAAGCTTCCTATGTTCTTCATAACTGGAAAGAATAAAGAAGACAGCTGAAGCCAACCAACACTACACAGTTTAGCAGGCTGTTGCTAATGTTTCTTATTGCTGTGAATGTATTTGCCTAATTTTCCAGTGCCGCACTACCTGAATTTTGCCTCGTTATTTGTTTTTAAATGCTAACCATGGAAGCCACACTTGATTATGTGCAGAATGGTGTTAGGGGCTTGATGCTCGACACTTACGACTTCAATAACGATGTCTGTCTGTGCCACTCATTTGGTGGGCAATGCTACAACATCACTGCCTTTGTCAGCTAAACATTTTTCTCTCTTCTATCATGAAAAATAACTTTGTCTTATAACTCTAATATTGAGGAGttattctcttttttcttgTCAGCAACCTGCCATCAATGTTTTCAAAGAAATCCAAACTTTCCTTGATGCAAACCCATCAGAAGTAATCACAGTTTTCCTGGAGGACTACACCACTACAGGGTCCTTGCCAAAAGTATTCAATGCTTCTGGTCTTATGAAGTATTGGTTCCCAGTGGCAAAAATGCCAAAGAGCGGTGGCAACTGGCCTTTGCTCAAGGATATGATCAGCCAGAACCAGCGCCTGCTGGTCTTTACATCAAAGAAGTCAAAGGAAGCAAACGAGGGGATTGCATACGAGTGGAATTATGTCGTGGAAAACCAGTGTAGGTTTCAATACATGATTGGTTATGTTGGCCTGTGAAATTCTGAATTTTTCCATGACAGTTTTATTAAGCAGTTTTGCTTTATTCATGCAGATGGAAATGAAGGTATGGTAGAAGGTAAATGCCCCAATCGCTCAGAGTCTCCGGCCATGGATTCCAAAAGCCAGTCGCTTGTGCTGATGAACTTTTTCACGACTAACCCAAGTCAAACTGGGGTTTGCATGAATAATTCAGCGCCGCTGATTAGCATGCTGAAAACCTGCCATGACGCTTCGGGCAATCGGTGGCCCAACTATATTGCTGTTGATTTCTATATGGTATGGCAAAGATATATCGGAAGTGTTTCGCTGGTTAACCTGAATCCAATTTTTCTGATCATGTAGTAGCTCCATTATTAACTCTGACCTTTGGATCGTGCTGAGGAGTGATGGTGGAGGAGCTCCCTTAGCTACAGATGTGGCAAATGGGCATCTGGTATGCGGCTGTGACAACATTGCATATTGCAAGGTAAGGGCTTGTGGAATTTTTCATTGGCCTAGCAACTTACGTTATGTTTAGTAACAAAATATACTGCATTgtaaaaaattaagaataaggGTGACATGgaaaactggtgaagaagaatACAATGGTGCAAAGTTTTTTTATCGTGTATGTTTTACACTAATCAAGGCTAAGCTAAACAGCTGGTGGTAGGAATGATGGGAAATGATGAAAAACCCAAAACCCAATGATGTGGTGTTCAGTGTTATAGACACAGTTCACATTTGACTTGTGAACTTCTCCCGTTTCATTTCTTGTAATTGTATGCTAATGCTGCAGGCCAACTCGACGTTCGGAACCTGTGTGataccaccacctccaccgccatcACCACCCAGGGCCGGCGGCAGAGGCGCAACAGCAGGCGGAGATGCCAGTGCGGCAGCAGCCCGGCCTCATCTACCCTACCAATGTGGCTTCTTGCTCGGACTGGCATCTCTGTTTCTGTTGTTACTCTCGTAAGGGCAGCACTTGAGCTGGTGGTGTTGTCCTGTGCTCGATCAGTGATCCATTCCATCCTTGTGCTGCTTTTGTAACATCCTGATCGAGGCAATTTGATTTGATTGGTTTCGTTTCGTTTGTAACCTTGATGACCCTGTGCACATCATGTGCACGCCtgagctgagccgagccgagctgtatatttgaattgttaTTGAGCTGGTAGATACGGAGTTTAAATCATTTTTCCTTTAATTGTGTTGTTATATTTGCATTCTCAAATCTGTGTTACCCGGACACCTGTGTCCAAAATTTTTTGCCGAGTTGGACACTCGTGTATCCGTGTCGGATTCTGACACCCGTGTCGGATTCCAAAGTAGTATTTGGCgtgttctaaatttttttgccgaatcggacgTCCTGACACGAGTCGGACTCCGACACTTGCATTCGTGTCCATGTAACACAGTCTCAAATACATGCTACATGTGGAGTGAGACGAGCACTAGTCCAGGGCAAGGATCCAAGAACAGgaattttaatatttacaattaCCGGTATTAGGGACTTTTGCTAGATAAGGATAAGAACTGCAACATCAATGGTACACATGATGGTCGTTGAACCAAACACCCTACCGGCACTCCAGCAACCGAAAGGACTAGAAAAGTTTCGCTGTTTGCAACCGAAAGAATTTTTTCAGACGCCTTGCCTTTTACAACTTTGTTCAAACTCTTATCTTCCTCCATCCATGATTCATCCCGTTCTTCTTTCTTGGATTCTTAAAGCTCGTGCCTTTCTTGGTTTGGATCGGTTGGTTGGTCCTTCTTGGGATTGGCTACTGTGGCAGTTTCGTCGCTGCTcttcttgttttgtttttggtttagGCCATGTTATCTGTTCTGTTCTGCTCTGCTGCTGAAGAGAAGGGAACAGGGGCGTGGATAAGCCGATTAGGCCCTGTATGTTTATATGGATGAATACCCAGTTAGTTAATCCACATGTGTGTGATTTGTTTATTTAGTCAATAAACCATTGGGAGTGCATTTGGAAccttatattattattattagttttattatcaACTGACATAGTAAATGCTATATTGTTAGAATTGTGATTTTAACTGCGTGCTATATTCCATCATTAAGACCTCGGATCAACCAAATAGAACTTTGGTCTTTACTTAGTTCTTTTGTGAAACTTGGATCAACCAAACAGACCTCGGATCGATGGCGTGCCTGTGCGAGTGAAATGCTGTGAAACTTGCATGATGTATCAGCCTCCTCTTAGCTCCAAATGTGATAACTGTGTCGAGCGCTTTGATCATCACTGTCCTTGGGTTGGGCAATGTATTGGAGAGGTCtgttttttatttcttcattttctgAAAAGAAACAAGTTGTGTATCGTTTTTCTTTTGACAAGGTGATAGCTTTTCCTATAAAAAAACAGCCTAGGCTTATCTGcatccttttttcctttgcagAGAAATTACCGCTGCTTCTTCTGTTATGTTTCTTCAGCCGCAGTCCtatgtacatatgtatgtaCAATGTGTGCATTATATATCAGGTTTCTCATGAATAGGGGTCATCGATCATTCGGTGTGGAAGGCCGATAAAGAATCTCCAGCAGCAATTGCAGTCATGGcatattgtttcatttgcttcTGTTATCAGAACCAAGACCTGGTGAAGCTGGGGATGTGGACTTATCGGTTAGCAGTGTTGCACGACCTTCATCTCCGAAGAACTTTGTTGATGAATGTGCATGTTCAAGGAAAAGTGTTTTGCGGATTTTCATATTGCAGACTCGCGATTCATCGCGGCTGTGAATGATTGGATTTGAAGGCATTTGACATATCCTTTGTCACTCTTCCTGGGACTTAGAAGTTTGCTTGATCAATCATACGGTCCTGCCTGTCAATCATATCCCCAGTCATACATTTCAGTTTATGAAGATTTTAAGAGATTGTGGGAATTCATTGAAATTCTGCAGGACGTGTCTGAAGATTGTTGATTGTTAATTGTACAGAATTTCGGATAACAATATGATCACTGAAATGTAAAGCGTGCCCCTTGTTTTTCTACATGTGTCTTCAGGAACATAGAGGCTGTAGCTGGCTTATCTGAATTGATTTCTTCGAAATACATAAATCGAAAAATCCATTACAACAGTACACGAAGCAAATAATCGTGGCATAAATTTCAGACCTAGAACGCAGGTTGCCCAATAATCCGTATTTGATCTAAAAAGAGTTGTTGTGTTGTTTATTAAGCAGTTCAGTCACCTTACGAATTGTTTCATTGCACTTTGATCCTTATGCAGGGTTTAGGGATTACTAAAGTCGCCACATGTGAGTAACATCACTGTATCGAAACCATGGTGCTTTGAAGCAGAACTACATCAACAAACAGGTTACATCCAAGGGCTCAAACCATCAAGGAATTGCAATTTCTAAGACTTGGAAACGTCTGCAATTTTTGCTGTTACAAACAGGCTATAGACATGAAAAATGTAGCAACCATATGCACCTCAGATACCTTGCCGGTTCTTAGGTTTGCCAAGCCACACTAGAGGAACAAAGCACTAAATTAAGGCAGCAATAAACTACACCTGCACACACAGATAACATAATGCTTATTACACACCCATTCTGCAACCCTCTTCTTATCTCTGATCTATTCACAAGCCAACTTGGTGTCAAAGCTAGTCAAACATATGGTAAAGGCCTGGAATGCCGAGAGCGGGTACCGGTAGTCCATAGTGAACATGTCCTTGGCGACCTTACCAAACTGCAGGATCACCTTATCATGATCGGAAGCTGAAGATGAACTTGAAGGCTGGGCTGGCTGTGAAGATTCAGAAGGCGCAGCATCTAGCTGCGGTGCAGCTATCAACTGGAAGTTCTTCACAGAAGCCACGGTCACCCGACCATGGAAGTTGAGGCACCAACATTGCAGCTGCTCGTGCCACCTTGGCTCTTTGTTGCGGAGAACCAAAGGCCTCTCCTTAGCCTGGCCATCGACCTCATCTTGCTGGACCCCTCCACTTATCTCCGAGAAGCGAGAGCTGCTGAATTCCAAGGAGCGGTCTGTAACTGAGAACCTTGAGCTGGAGGAGGCGTTTGCACTGCGAAAGGATTCTTCAAATGAAGATGAACCAGGGAGGAAGAGCTGGCTGGGTTGGCCTGGCACCACGCCTTCAGGGTCTAGCGCAGAGGCTGGGATTGAATGCATGGTGCAATTCATACGCCTGGGCCCCCTTGTGCCAAGCACGTTTAGCTCATAGTTCACCCGGCCAATGGGGTAGCTACCAGTGGGTACCTTGGGGGAGACTCTCCTAGAGGAGATTCGACGGCTGCCACGCTCACATGATACAAGGCTCCCGGCGTTGTATGGCGGCTGTGTGTCGTATACGACGAATTTGGTGCCAAGAAAATTTGACCTGTTGGCACTACAATGTCAGGTCCAAATGCACATCACCATGCCAAACTCAAATCATTGGAGGTTAGATTAAAATACTGTCGTCAAGTAAGGTACTTCACCTCATTTTTCCAACATAGCCATAACTTGATCGTGATATATTTTTAGGATCCACAGAAATTATGTACTCGGTATATGTTGCACGACGACTCCTCTTAGCTGCTAGCAGAAATTTCCCATGCTCGCTGAGCACAGCTACATGATTCAAAGCATATCAATAGCATAACATTCAGCAAAGTTACTTGTGAAAATAGTAGATCATAACTTGCTAAGggtgtaagagaaaaagatcaaCTCTCTTGTTATCAATATTACATCAGAACtttgatgagaagaagcattCATAGAACATATATTTGCATCCAGGGTTGCACACACACAATCGCCAATTATTCATATAATAAATTACAAATTTTCTATTCT
This genomic interval carries:
- the LOC133884644 gene encoding tubby-like F-box protein 12, translated to MSFRSIIHDVKESFGSLSRRSFEVRISGFPGLSSHHRGKSVGSLSELYDRPVVVDQSRWVGLPPELLRDVMKRLEEGESTWPSRKDVVACAEVCGAWREICKDIVPSPEFCGKLTFPVSLKQPGPRDGVIQCFIKRDKPTLTYYLYLCLSTAVLSEHGKFLLAAKRSRRATYTEYIISVDPKNISRSSYGYVGKMRSNFLGTKFVVYDTQPPYNAGSLVSCERGSRRISSRRVSPKVPTGSYPIGRVNYELNVLGTRGPRRMNCTMHSIPASALDPEGVVPGQPSQLFLPGSSSFEESFRSANASSSSRFSVTDRSLEFSSSRFSEISGGVQQDEVDGQAKERPLVLRNKEPRWHEQLQCWCLNFHGRVTVASVKNFQLIAAPQLDAAPSESSQPAQPSSSSSASDHDKVILQFGKVAKDMFTMDYRYPLSAFQAFTICLTSFDTKLACE